A single window of Zea mays cultivar B73 chromosome 10, Zm-B73-REFERENCE-NAM-5.0, whole genome shotgun sequence DNA harbors:
- the LOC100278968 gene encoding UV-B-induced protein At3g17800, chloroplastic (The RefSeq protein has 1 substitution compared to this genomic sequence): MPAWAEAALVLASPSPATASSTTSSCGARPRAAVGSVRLFCKGFPCSIRSKAGFQIHNYRTRMFKIKAKAESGDGYTRLAPLRFESPSGQLLIQILQSHPHLIPATVDQQLGNLQSEKSAQSEEASKVPQDLLYKRIAEVKEKERQNALEEIIYCWVTYRFMENDIYMTPALSPGGGPVRDISALPNQEDKLRNIHSADAFEMIQNHLNLIMGEKIASPPDTVVEISNLNLGKLYAASIMYGYFLKRVDERFQLEKTMKTLPPKPNQQIVFENLQPNPFWDMESLVQITPDGEEISLDDEKSNPNKLRSYVSQLDADTLQRYATIRSKEAVSLIEKQTQALFGRPDIKVLDDGSVNAKDGRMITITFTELNHLVLEAVAFGSFLWEAESYVESKYHFVNS, translated from the exons ATGCCGGCGTGGGCCGAAGCGGCGCTCGTGCTCGCCTCACCATCCCCCGCCACCGCCTCCTCGACCACGTCATCATGTGGCGCCAGGCCGCGCGCCGCCGTGGGGTCCGTCAGGCTCTTCTGCAAG GGATTCCCTTGTAGCATTCGTTCCAAAGCTGGATTCCAGATTCATAATTACCGTACAAGGATGTTTAAGATTAAAGCAAAAGCAGAATCTGGTGATGGCTACACACGGCTTGCTCCACTTAGATTTGAATCTCCAAGTGGCCAGCTTCTGATTCAAATACTACAATCACACCCTCATCTTATCCCTGCAACAGTTGATCAGCAACTTGAAAATCTTCAATCAGAGAAATCTGCCCAAAGTGAAGAAGCCTCAAAAGTTCCCCAGGACCTCCTCTACAA GAGAATTGCAGAAGTCAAAGAGAAGGAAAGGCAAAATGCCTTAGAAGAGATTATCTACTGTTGGGTTACATATAGGTTCATGGAAAATGACATATATATGACACCTGCATTATCACCAGGGGGTGGCCCTGTACGTGACATATCCGCATTGCCTAATCAAGAAGACAAATTGCGAAACATACACTCCGCAGACGCCTTTGAGATGATACAAAACCATCTCAATCTTATCATGGGAGAAAAGATAGCATCACCGCCCGATACTGTTGTTGAGATCAGCAACTTGAATCTTGGAAAGCTGTATGCAGCATCCATCATGTATGGTTACTTTCTGAAGAGAGTGGATGAGCGATTCCAACTTGAGAAAACTATGAAGACTCTCCCACCAAAGCCCAACCAGCAGATAGTATTTGAAAACCTACAGCCTAATCCATTCTGGGATATGGAGTCCTTAGTACAGATTACACCTGATGGGGAGGAGATAAGTTTGGACGATGAAAAATCAAATCCAAACAAGTTGAGGTCTTATGTCTCACAACTGGATGCTGACACATTGCAAAGATATGCTACTATCAGATCGAAGGAAGCCGTCTCACTGATCGAGAAGCAAACTCAGGCGTTGTTTGGACGGCCAGACATCAAAGTATTGGACGATGGTTCGGTCAATGCAAAGGATGGCAGAATGATAACAATCACATTTACAGAGCTCAATCATCTGGTCTTGGAGGCAGTTGCTTTCGGTTCCTTCCTTTGGGAAGCTGAGAGTTACGTAGAATCAAAATACCATTTTGTCAACAGTTGA